A section of the Alkalihalobacillus sp. LMS39 genome encodes:
- the phnC gene encoding phosphonate ABC transporter ATP-binding protein, which yields MTTLLELKNVSKQYGPDTKALSDVNFSVNEGEFISVIGPSGAGKSTLLRCINRMIDATDGEIIFDGVTIQSLKKKELRKLRTKIGMIFQHYNLVNRLSVIENVLHGRLGYKSTFAGVLGLYNQSEKKQAIEMLHRLGLEDQVYKRCDQLSGGQKQRVGIARALVQNPKMLLCDEPIASLDPNASKVIMDYLKDISTTMGITVLVNLHQVDVALNYSDRIIGVSKGSIVYNGSPTNITTEEIHHIYGSEAGDLIVDVGGRNAG from the coding sequence ATGACAACGTTACTAGAATTAAAAAATGTATCAAAACAATATGGTCCTGATACTAAAGCGTTATCTGATGTTAACTTCTCTGTTAATGAAGGAGAGTTCATTTCCGTAATCGGTCCATCTGGAGCGGGGAAGTCAACTCTTCTTCGTTGCATTAATCGCATGATTGATGCAACTGATGGAGAAATTATCTTTGATGGCGTTACTATACAATCTTTGAAGAAAAAAGAGCTTCGTAAGCTAAGAACAAAAATCGGAATGATTTTTCAACATTATAATCTAGTCAATCGATTAAGCGTCATTGAAAATGTCCTTCACGGTCGACTTGGCTATAAATCTACGTTTGCTGGTGTCCTTGGTCTTTATAACCAAAGCGAAAAAAAACAAGCGATCGAAATGCTTCACCGCCTTGGGTTAGAAGATCAAGTGTATAAACGTTGTGACCAACTTAGCGGTGGCCAAAAGCAACGTGTTGGTATCGCAAGGGCTCTTGTCCAAAACCCAAAAATGCTCCTATGCGACGAACCAATCGCATCTTTAGACCCGAATGCCTCAAAAGTTATCATGGATTATTTAAAAGATATTTCTACAACGATGGGAATTACAGTGTTAGTGAATCTTCACCAAGTCGATGTTGCTCTAAATTATTCCGACCGTATTATCGGCGTAAGCAAAGGTTCAATCGTTTATAACGGTTCTCCAACGAATATTACGACTGAAGAAATTCACCATATATACGGTTCAGAAGCAGGAGACCTCATTGTTGATGTAGGAGGAAGAAATGCAGGATAA
- the phnD gene encoding phosphate/phosphite/phosphonate ABC transporter substrate-binding protein, with protein MKKALLSLFALLILTVFTACGSSEGTTAPDNNSDAETQTEDTNKETKSETTEGGTLTIAWLPNESGADIKAARDAIGKEIEEATGMKVEHQTTTDYIIAIEAIANGNADLAFLGAQGYVEAHTKNSNVLPLVVTSGASGTIDDAVYYSWLAVKNGNEDEYKNGDEFSIDNIAGKRFSFVSNSSTSGFKVPANGIVSHFTQMDEHKDLTDEDLLEGGDFFSEVLYGGSHQGSAVNLITDKADVAAFCDACVQNYIELASGEENRAGSVYKVKEGADEPFNTFPGEEFVLISVTPVLNAPFVMNTDNIGEDLQKKLLELFTSDAMANNEEVFVPKDSGENGLFYKTEAERFLEVEDAWFNPIRELSK; from the coding sequence ATGAAAAAAGCGTTATTATCGTTATTTGCTTTATTAATCCTAACTGTATTTACTGCATGCGGTTCATCAGAGGGCACAACGGCTCCTGATAACAACTCAGATGCAGAAACACAAACAGAAGACACAAACAAAGAAACAAAAAGCGAAACAACAGAAGGTGGTACATTAACGATTGCTTGGCTACCAAATGAATCTGGCGCTGACATTAAAGCTGCTCGAGATGCGATTGGAAAAGAAATTGAAGAAGCTACTGGAATGAAAGTTGAACATCAAACAACAACAGATTATATCATTGCTATTGAAGCGATTGCGAATGGAAATGCTGACCTTGCTTTCTTAGGTGCTCAAGGTTATGTAGAAGCTCACACAAAAAACAGCAATGTATTACCTTTAGTTGTAACTAGTGGTGCATCAGGAACAATTGACGATGCTGTATATTACAGTTGGTTAGCGGTGAAAAACGGAAACGAAGACGAGTATAAGAACGGTGATGAATTTTCTATCGATAACATCGCTGGAAAACGTTTCTCTTTCGTATCAAACAGCTCAACTTCAGGATTTAAAGTTCCTGCAAACGGAATCGTTTCTCATTTCACTCAAATGGATGAACATAAAGATTTAACTGACGAAGATTTACTAGAAGGTGGGGATTTCTTCTCTGAAGTTTTATACGGTGGTTCACACCAAGGATCTGCCGTAAACCTTATTACAGACAAAGCTGATGTAGCAGCATTTTGTGATGCGTGTGTACAAAACTATATTGAGTTAGCTTCTGGTGAAGAAAACCGTGCTGGTTCGGTTTATAAAGTAAAAGAAGGTGCAGATGAGCCATTTAACACTTTCCCTGGTGAAGAGTTTGTTTTAATCTCTGTTACTCCAGTACTTAATGCACCATTTGTTATGAATACAGACAATATCGGCGAAGACCTTCAAAAGAAATTACTAGAGTTATTCACTTCTGATGCAATGGCAAACAACGAAGAAGTGTTTGTACCAAAAGATTCTGGTGAGAATGGTCTATTCTATAAAACAGAAGCAGAGCGTTTCTTAGAAGTAGAAGATGCTTGGTTCAACCCAATTCGCGAATTATCAAAATAA
- the dctP gene encoding TRAP transporter substrate-binding protein DctP, with product MKKSCGKLFGIGILAVSLLAACGSSESGGNTTEPTETESQTEIVENSGETITIKIGHIAPPGHPYTIALEEMTADITEETNEQVKFEIFGNGQLGGERDLAEQVQLGSLDMSLLTSGPVANFVPEVAVLDLPFLFRDLNHVYETLDGEVGEELLTAIDSNGFKGLGLWENGMRHFTNNKKEIKTPEDLNGLQMRTLESDIFLETYRALGADPTPIAFTELYTSFQQGVVDGTDTSYGVAESTNIYEVQAHLSEVGMYYAAALLVLNKDKFESLPTDIQELFVQKGEEYKSFQRNLTQEMEAEQKETLLEAGVTIVEADEIDIDAFRSAVEPVYDKFNDQFGSFIEKIRASE from the coding sequence ATGAAAAAATCATGTGGAAAGCTTTTTGGTATAGGGATACTAGCGGTTAGTTTGCTAGCGGCCTGTGGAAGCAGTGAAAGTGGAGGAAATACAACAGAGCCAACAGAAACTGAATCACAAACAGAAATCGTAGAAAACAGTGGAGAGACCATTACAATTAAAATCGGACATATTGCTCCACCAGGCCATCCATATACGATTGCACTTGAAGAAATGACAGCAGATATTACAGAAGAAACAAATGAACAAGTTAAGTTTGAAATTTTCGGAAATGGTCAACTTGGTGGGGAACGTGATTTAGCAGAACAAGTTCAGCTTGGAAGTTTAGATATGAGTTTGTTAACATCAGGTCCTGTTGCTAATTTTGTACCAGAAGTTGCTGTTCTTGATTTACCGTTTTTATTCCGAGATTTAAATCATGTATACGAAACATTAGACGGTGAAGTTGGGGAAGAGTTATTAACAGCTATTGATAGTAACGGCTTTAAAGGATTAGGATTATGGGAAAACGGCATGAGACATTTTACAAATAATAAAAAAGAAATTAAAACGCCAGAGGATTTAAATGGATTACAGATGAGAACGTTAGAAAGTGATATTTTCCTAGAAACGTATCGCGCTTTAGGAGCAGATCCAACACCTATCGCATTTACAGAATTGTATACTTCGTTCCAGCAAGGTGTTGTTGATGGTACGGATACGTCATACGGTGTAGCAGAAAGTACAAACATTTATGAAGTACAAGCGCATTTAAGTGAAGTTGGAATGTATTATGCGGCAGCATTACTCGTTTTAAATAAAGATAAGTTTGAATCATTACCAACAGATATTCAAGAGCTATTCGTTCAAAAAGGCGAAGAATACAAATCATTTCAACGTAATTTAACGCAAGAAATGGAAGCAGAGCAAAAAGAAACGTTACTTGAAGCAGGGGTTACGATTGTGGAAGCAGATGAAATTGATATTGATGCTTTCCGAAGTGCAGTTGAACCTGTGTATGATAAGTTTAATGACCAATTCGGAAGCTTTATCGAGAAAATAAGAGCAAGCGAATAA
- a CDS encoding TRAP transporter small permease: MYKTIVSHLNKVIELISASMLGLMVVLIFFQVISREIMGSSFPWTEEAARYLMFWVTFLGASFAFQYGAHIGIEFFKMKCPPMLQKVFEIAALLCGTTFFLFMIVQGYAFAERSMVQTSAALNLPMGYVYMVIPISGFLMLLNAIDVTIQSLKGNELEQKGL; this comes from the coding sequence GTGTACAAAACGATCGTTTCACATCTCAATAAAGTAATCGAACTAATAAGCGCTAGTATGTTAGGGCTTATGGTCGTATTAATTTTTTTTCAAGTAATCTCAAGAGAAATCATGGGTTCTTCATTTCCTTGGACTGAAGAAGCGGCAAGATATTTAATGTTTTGGGTGACATTTCTTGGAGCGAGTTTTGCGTTTCAATATGGGGCGCACATTGGAATCGAGTTTTTTAAGATGAAATGTCCTCCAATGTTACAAAAAGTATTTGAAATAGCGGCCCTGCTTTGTGGAACGACATTTTTCCTCTTTATGATCGTGCAAGGTTATGCGTTTGCTGAACGGTCAATGGTACAAACATCAGCAGCACTTAATCTTCCGATGGGCTATGTGTATATGGTCATTCCGATTAGTGGGTTTCTTATGTTGCTTAATGCCATCGATGTTACGATTCAATCACTTAAAGGAAATGAACTAGAGCAGAAAGGACTATAA
- a CDS encoding TRAP transporter large permease, producing MGTLLLFIILLVLFFISVPIAIALGLASTLFLVLVADIPLISLPQRLFASLDSFPLMAAPFFILAGKLMEHGGISERLVDFAKSLVGQMKGGLAHVAIISCMFFAALSGSAAATTAAIGAILIPSMVKAGYDRNFATAIHSAAGTTGIIIPPSVPLVLYGVSAGVSVSGLFIAGILPGILIGVSLMVLAFIITTIKGYGSDLEKANVKNIWNSFKRAFLALIMPVIILGGIYGGIFTPTEASVVAVVYGFIVGAFVYKQIKVKQLREILVSSVVTTSVILFIISTAGLFGMVLTRENVPQSVASFISSFDLSPIIILLIINLLLLVVGTFMETIASIIILTPILLPIAVSAGLDPIHFGIIMIVNLSIGLITPPVGVSLFIGAQVGGTKYEALVKAIIPFLLMLIVNVLIITFIPSISLGLLNK from the coding sequence ATGGGAACATTACTTCTATTTATTATCTTACTCGTTTTGTTTTTTATTAGTGTCCCTATCGCCATCGCGTTAGGATTAGCCTCCACGTTATTTCTGGTCCTAGTTGCGGATATCCCATTAATTTCATTACCGCAACGACTATTTGCTTCATTAGATTCATTTCCGCTTATGGCTGCACCATTTTTTATTTTAGCTGGAAAGTTAATGGAGCACGGTGGGATATCTGAACGGCTAGTTGACTTTGCCAAAAGCCTAGTTGGACAAATGAAAGGCGGGCTTGCTCATGTAGCGATTATTTCTTGTATGTTTTTTGCTGCGTTATCGGGCTCGGCTGCGGCAACGACTGCAGCAATCGGGGCGATTTTAATTCCGTCTATGGTAAAAGCAGGCTATGACCGTAATTTTGCAACAGCGATTCATTCTGCTGCTGGTACAACGGGAATAATTATCCCTCCAAGTGTACCCCTAGTCCTGTATGGTGTTTCAGCAGGTGTGTCTGTAAGTGGATTGTTTATTGCAGGGATTTTGCCAGGTATATTAATTGGTGTTTCTTTAATGGTTCTTGCTTTTATTATCACGACGATTAAAGGCTACGGAAGTGACTTGGAAAAAGCAAACGTCAAAAACATTTGGAATTCTTTCAAACGAGCATTTCTAGCATTAATTATGCCAGTTATTATATTAGGTGGAATCTATGGGGGGATTTTTACTCCGACTGAAGCATCTGTTGTTGCTGTTGTATACGGATTTATTGTCGGTGCGTTTGTATATAAACAAATTAAAGTAAAACAACTCCGTGAAATATTAGTGTCTTCAGTTGTGACAACATCTGTTATCTTATTTATCATTTCAACAGCCGGGTTATTCGGAATGGTCTTGACGAGAGAAAATGTTCCTCAATCCGTCGCTAGCTTTATTTCATCTTTTGATTTGTCACCGATTATTATTTTATTGATTATTAATCTATTGTTACTCGTTGTTGGTACGTTTATGGAAACGATCGCTTCCATTATTATATTAACGCCAATCTTATTGCCAATCGCTGTTAGTGCTGGTTTAGATCCAATTCATTTTGGCATCATTATGATTGTGAACCTTTCGATTGGTCTCATTACTCCGCCGGTAGGTGTATCTTTATTTATCGGAGCGCAAGTAGGTGGGACAAAATATGAAGCATTAGTAAAAGCTATTATTCCATTTCTACTAATGCTCATCGTGAATGTATTAATTATCACATTTATTCCAAGCATTAGTCTTGGACTATTAAACAAGTAA
- a CDS encoding Glu/Leu/Phe/Val dehydrogenase, with amino-acid sequence MSLLERDMSGEVSVLQAMSEHEQIVFCNDSHTGLKAIIAIHDTTLGPALGGCRMHPYSTMSEAINDVLRLSKGMTYKCAAADVDFGGGKAVIIGDPRTQKSPEMFRAFGQYVASLNGRFYTGTDMGTTMDDFVHALKETQCIVGVPEIYGGSGDSSIPTAEGVINGIKATNQVLFGHDDVAGKVYAIQGLGKVGFKVAEQLLYAGGRLIVTDINEQVLEQIKEVGKHVGNEVTVVKGDDIYRAKADVFVPCALGGIINDDTIEQLTVKAIVGSANNQLQQEHHASVLVEKGILYAPDYIVNSGGLIQVADELYGSNKERVLTKTKAIYFSLLEVFQQASREQMTTVKAANEMCEKRIQDRKERNSFFLHSKRPKWDV; translated from the coding sequence ATGAGTCTACTAGAACGTGATATGAGCGGAGAAGTTTCTGTTTTGCAAGCGATGTCAGAGCATGAGCAAATTGTTTTTTGCAATGATTCCCATACAGGGTTAAAAGCAATCATCGCCATTCACGATACGACACTTGGCCCAGCTTTGGGGGGCTGTCGCATGCATCCGTATTCTACAATGTCTGAAGCTATAAATGATGTATTACGCTTGTCAAAAGGAATGACTTATAAATGTGCAGCAGCAGATGTTGATTTTGGTGGAGGGAAAGCGGTCATTATTGGTGATCCTCGTACACAAAAATCACCAGAAATGTTTCGAGCGTTTGGTCAATATGTTGCTTCTTTAAATGGTCGCTTTTACACAGGAACGGATATGGGGACAACAATGGACGATTTTGTTCATGCTTTAAAAGAAACACAATGCATCGTTGGTGTGCCGGAAATTTATGGAGGTAGTGGTGATTCTTCGATTCCGACTGCTGAAGGTGTAATTAATGGGATCAAAGCAACAAACCAAGTGTTATTTGGACATGATGATGTCGCAGGAAAAGTATATGCCATTCAAGGGTTAGGCAAAGTCGGGTTTAAAGTAGCAGAGCAGCTTCTTTATGCTGGTGGTCGTTTAATCGTGACAGATATTAATGAACAAGTATTAGAACAAATCAAAGAAGTTGGAAAGCACGTTGGGAATGAAGTGACTGTTGTAAAAGGTGATGATATTTATCGCGCAAAAGCAGATGTTTTTGTACCTTGTGCATTAGGTGGCATTATTAACGACGATACGATTGAACAGTTGACAGTAAAAGCCATTGTTGGCTCTGCTAATAATCAACTTCAACAAGAGCATCATGCGAGTGTGTTAGTCGAAAAAGGGATTTTATATGCACCAGATTATATTGTTAATAGCGGTGGGTTAATTCAAGTAGCAGATGAGCTTTATGGTTCGAATAAAGAACGAGTATTAACAAAAACAAAAGCGATTTACTTTTCGTTACTAGAAGTTTTTCAACAAGCGAGTCGTGAACAAATGACAACAGTCAAAGCAGCCAATGAAATGTGTGAAAAGCGAATTCAAGATCGAAAAGAAAGAAATAGTTTCTTCTTACATTCAAAAAGACCAAAATGGGATGTGTGA
- a CDS encoding PaaI family thioesterase, with protein MISKYKSSDLMKVVLRENEPPHCDDTLHIEIQSCIDGIAKAKWFVDERFLNGVGVVMGGFVTSAADITMAYAIASKLTDEQSFASISLQSTFHRPVFQGEVDVTAKVERLGRKVAYLVAELNQNDKLVANVTSSVMILEQ; from the coding sequence ATGATAAGCAAATATAAAAGTAGCGATTTAATGAAAGTTGTTCTACGTGAAAATGAACCGCCCCATTGTGATGATACGTTACACATCGAAATTCAAAGTTGTATAGACGGTATTGCAAAAGCAAAATGGTTCGTTGATGAGCGGTTCCTGAATGGTGTGGGTGTTGTAATGGGAGGGTTTGTCACCTCAGCTGCTGATATTACGATGGCCTATGCCATCGCATCAAAGTTAACAGATGAACAATCTTTTGCTTCGATTTCACTACAATCGACTTTTCATCGTCCTGTTTTTCAAGGAGAAGTGGATGTGACAGCAAAAGTAGAAAGGCTAGGAAGGAAAGTTGCCTATTTAGTGGCAGAGCTTAATCAGAACGATAAGCTAGTCGCAAATGTCACTTCATCTGTCATGATTTTAGAGCAATAG
- a CDS encoding Lrp/AsnC family transcriptional regulator, translated as MDNTDVRLLEILQKDGRITLSDLSKELSLSRPSVSERMTRLREQGVIEGIAARVSPAAVGRNVLLFIQVSEVKIPYHEFEAIMVEHPDIIECHRVTGMVNYFLKAAVNDMNHLRTLIDYLIPFGIINTSIVLKSPVENKSVLPTFD; from the coding sequence ATGGATAACACAGATGTTCGATTGCTTGAAATTCTTCAAAAAGACGGACGAATTACATTAAGTGATTTGTCAAAAGAGTTGTCGCTAAGCAGACCTAGTGTGTCCGAGCGAATGACACGGTTAAGAGAACAAGGGGTAATTGAAGGGATAGCTGCTCGGGTTTCACCTGCAGCAGTGGGGCGAAATGTTTTATTGTTTATTCAAGTGAGTGAGGTCAAGATTCCATACCATGAATTTGAAGCGATAATGGTAGAACATCCTGATATTATCGAATGCCACCGTGTGACGGGAATGGTTAATTATTTTTTGAAGGCCGCTGTAAATGATATGAATCATCTTCGAACATTAATTGATTATTTAATCCCGTTTGGCATTATTAATACATCGATTGTCTTAAAGTCACCAGTCGAAAATAAAAGTGTCCTCCCCACATTCGACTAA
- a CDS encoding YitT family protein, with protein MKRILYILLGCMITSFGVIILSHSNIVTGGTAGLSLSLSYLLSIPFSITFFLINIPFYIFSVLRMGWNFTITTIISVTLLSVMTSVDQLLPAFALPSWFGAITGGLIIGFGLSLLFMNGSSLGGFNILSLFLQKKFSIDPGKTTFALDFLVVFSSIFIVGLLQGLYSIITIAVTAKVISFFKTRIASSQQPTVKKEVTRRHQNHVPVTES; from the coding sequence ATGAAACGAATCCTTTATATTTTATTAGGTTGTATGATTACAAGTTTTGGTGTGATAATTTTATCTCACTCTAATATAGTGACAGGCGGAACGGCTGGTCTTTCATTAAGTCTCTCATATTTATTAAGTATTCCATTTTCGATTACGTTCTTTTTAATTAATATCCCGTTTTATATCTTCTCTGTGTTGCGAATGGGCTGGAACTTTACGATTACAACGATAATATCTGTGACATTATTGTCAGTTATGACTAGTGTTGACCAGCTATTACCTGCATTTGCACTCCCTAGCTGGTTTGGTGCCATTACTGGCGGACTCATTATTGGGTTTGGTCTTTCCCTCTTGTTTATGAATGGCTCTTCTTTAGGCGGCTTTAATATTCTATCTTTATTTCTACAAAAGAAATTCTCAATCGATCCTGGCAAAACAACGTTTGCTCTTGATTTCCTCGTTGTGTTTTCGAGTATATTTATTGTCGGATTACTACAAGGCCTTTATTCGATCATTACAATTGCGGTCACTGCAAAAGTAATTAGTTTCTTTAAAACACGAATTGCTTCAAGTCAACAACCAACCGTAAAAAAAGAGGTAACACGAAGACATCAGAACCATGTCCCAGTCACTGAATCGTAA
- the pdhA gene encoding pyruvate dehydrogenase (acetyl-transferring) E1 component subunit alpha yields the protein MAMKSSELPFANYEFDLFQVLTPEGDLTNSISGKIDEALMVNMYENMVMVRAFDRKSINLQRQGRMGTYAPFEGQEASQVGSALALSSNDWLFPTYRDHAAALVFGQEMYRVFLYWMGHMDGSTCTDGKRIMPPSVPIATQMLHAVGTAWASKLDKEKNVSLAFFGDGATSEGDFHEALNFAGVLKTPTVFLCQNNGYAISVPFSSQSASRTIAQRAIAYDIKGVRVDGNDIFAVFLAVKEAIKRAENGEGPTLIEAMTFRYGAHTTADDPKKYRDQEKLAKEWRDARDPLARLQKYLVKKGLWSESKEEQLWTEMNMRIDEELKKAEMYPKADPMQMFDHVYATTPWHIEEQKQEFKQGQKGRN from the coding sequence ATGGCAATGAAAAGTAGTGAGCTTCCATTTGCAAATTACGAGTTCGATCTATTTCAAGTGTTAACACCAGAAGGGGATTTAACGAATTCCATTAGCGGGAAAATTGATGAAGCATTAATGGTCAATATGTATGAAAATATGGTGATGGTTCGTGCCTTTGATAGAAAGTCGATAAACTTGCAACGACAAGGAAGAATGGGGACATATGCTCCTTTTGAAGGACAAGAAGCTTCTCAAGTCGGAAGTGCCTTAGCTTTATCGTCAAACGATTGGTTATTTCCAACATATCGAGATCATGCTGCTGCACTTGTATTCGGACAAGAAATGTACCGTGTTTTTCTATACTGGATGGGACATATGGACGGTTCAACCTGTACAGACGGGAAACGTATTATGCCACCAAGCGTACCAATTGCTACACAAATGCTTCATGCGGTTGGTACAGCGTGGGCTAGTAAACTCGATAAAGAAAAAAACGTAAGTCTAGCATTTTTCGGAGACGGAGCAACATCTGAAGGAGATTTCCATGAGGCGTTAAATTTTGCTGGTGTGTTAAAAACACCGACAGTCTTTTTATGCCAAAACAATGGGTATGCCATAAGTGTGCCTTTTTCTAGTCAGTCGGCTTCAAGAACAATTGCTCAGCGTGCGATTGCTTATGATATTAAGGGCGTTCGTGTAGACGGAAATGATATTTTTGCTGTTTTTTTAGCTGTGAAAGAGGCGATTAAACGAGCAGAAAATGGAGAAGGACCAACGTTAATTGAAGCGATGACATTCCGTTATGGAGCCCATACGACAGCTGACGACCCGAAAAAGTATCGTGACCAAGAAAAGCTAGCAAAAGAATGGCGTGACGCTCGTGACCCACTAGCAAGATTACAAAAATATCTAGTGAAAAAAGGGCTATGGTCTGAATCGAAGGAAGAACAATTATGGACGGAAATGAACATGAGAATCGATGAAGAATTAAAAAAAGCCGAAATGTATCCGAAAGCCGACCCGATGCAAATGTTTGACCATGTGTATGCAACGACACCATGGCATATCGAAGAACAAAAACAAGAGTTCAAACAAGGACAAAAAGGGAGGAACTAA